In Paludisphaera rhizosphaerae, a single window of DNA contains:
- a CDS encoding VWA domain-containing protein — translation MRFSQPFWLALIALAVLPLWREWTRGRIAWPDLGMFRGGRAGVSPWVWVSRLPALLQALAIAALAVAMARPQTVGGVVRIASQGVAIVVAMDQSSSMSTVDFPADQGSRRISRLEAARETFARFVAGRRDDSIGLTTFANYPDLACPPTLDHRFLIEAADAVRPARPGDDGTNIGDAVAWSLDALRLASPSRKVLILLTDGNNAPAVPNPLDPMRAAELARDLGVTLHTIAIGREGGVTHGVDKSGRLVAAEREGPNFELLDKLAETTGGRSFRATDADALDDVFRTIDAMEKSQIHEEVRTRYDERFAPWAAAALGLLAIDRLLTCGRLRRLP, via the coding sequence ATGCGATTCTCCCAACCTTTCTGGCTCGCGTTGATCGCCCTGGCGGTGCTGCCGCTGTGGCGAGAGTGGACGCGTGGGCGGATCGCCTGGCCGGATCTCGGGATGTTCCGAGGAGGTCGCGCGGGCGTTTCGCCGTGGGTCTGGGTCTCGCGGTTGCCGGCCCTGTTGCAGGCGCTGGCGATCGCCGCGCTGGCGGTGGCGATGGCCCGGCCGCAGACCGTCGGCGGGGTGGTGCGGATCGCGTCGCAGGGGGTGGCGATCGTTGTGGCCATGGATCAAAGCTCCAGCATGAGTACGGTCGACTTCCCGGCCGATCAAGGCTCGCGACGGATCAGCCGGTTGGAGGCGGCTCGCGAGACCTTCGCCCGGTTCGTGGCCGGCCGTCGGGATGACTCGATCGGGCTGACGACGTTCGCGAACTACCCGGACCTCGCCTGCCCTCCGACGCTCGACCACCGCTTCCTGATCGAGGCCGCCGACGCCGTCCGGCCCGCTCGACCGGGGGACGACGGGACCAACATCGGCGACGCCGTCGCCTGGTCGCTGGACGCTCTCCGCCTCGCCTCGCCGTCGAGGAAGGTGCTGATCCTCCTGACCGACGGCAACAACGCCCCGGCCGTCCCGAACCCGCTCGACCCGATGCGGGCCGCCGAGCTGGCTCGCGACCTGGGTGTGACGCTGCACACGATCGCCATCGGCCGCGAGGGGGGCGTGACGCACGGCGTCGACAAGTCGGGCCGGCTCGTCGCGGCCGAGCGTGAGGGGCCGAACTTCGAGCTGCTCGACAAGCTGGCCGAGACCACCGGGGGCCGATCCTTCCGCGCCACCGACGCCGACGCCCTCGACGACGTCTTCCGCACGATCGACGCAATGGAGAAGTCGCAGATTCATGAAGAAGTCCGCACCCGTTACGACGAGCGGTTCGCCCCCTGGGCGGCCGCGGCCCTCGGCCTTCTGGCGATCGACCGGCTCCTGACCTGCGGACGCCTGCGGCGGCTCCCCTGA
- a CDS encoding VWA domain-containing protein, whose translation MDFEHPRLLWLLLGLPPLALWAWRGARLRARGWDALGQWGAAPSDRSIGVLLAMALAVLALARPRIGFGPDDQVGPGRDVVLAFDVSRSMAAEDAAPNRLGLAVETAKTLVDVLARESSNRAGVVAFAGRGVLRCPLTQNMGAVVDAMNRLRPGDVKPGGTDLAAAIDAAVDAFDPNAPEDEPRTVVIFSDGEDHEGRWEQAVDRAEAKGVVVHTIALGDAKAGARLSFTYRGEPVVSKRIDETLAAIAERSGGASLKLGLSAADLGLLYRERIEPVAEARRRAARAADRPERFPLLLAASLGVLAAALRPGVGARRPRRARAVARLAVLALAVSQVAAESPPETAPQAVARGQSLYEAGRFEDALHAFQDAAARAPGRPVPLYNLGATLYQLGRYPQAVLRYQEARLTADPALRTKIDYALGNAILSLGDLAAAVRCYDACLSSTAWAPGLDVIRRDAAVNRAFALQRLREALAQQDQPNPEDGNQPTPPDANRGSGDAKQEEGPGDGPDGRSDAPPPGPGETRETDSSSPRKRGGAGGDAPNPPGANPDDRLDAALDRIRDARRRRLPDQPPPDESPRGDGKDW comes from the coding sequence ATGGACTTTGAACACCCCCGCCTCCTCTGGCTGCTGCTCGGCCTGCCGCCGTTGGCCCTCTGGGCCTGGCGAGGCGCCCGGCTCCGCGCCCGAGGGTGGGACGCGCTCGGCCAGTGGGGGGCCGCCCCGAGCGATCGGTCGATCGGCGTCTTGCTGGCGATGGCGCTGGCCGTTCTGGCGCTGGCGAGACCCCGGATCGGCTTCGGGCCGGACGACCAGGTCGGGCCGGGGCGGGACGTCGTGCTGGCTTTTGACGTCAGCCGGAGCATGGCCGCGGAGGACGCCGCGCCCAACCGCCTGGGCCTGGCCGTGGAGACGGCGAAGACCCTCGTCGACGTCCTGGCCCGCGAGTCCTCCAACCGCGCGGGGGTCGTCGCGTTCGCCGGTCGGGGCGTCCTGCGCTGTCCGCTTACGCAGAACATGGGGGCGGTCGTTGATGCGATGAATCGCCTCCGCCCCGGCGACGTCAAGCCCGGCGGGACCGACCTGGCCGCGGCGATCGACGCGGCCGTTGACGCCTTCGACCCCAACGCCCCCGAGGACGAGCCGCGGACGGTCGTGATCTTCTCCGACGGCGAGGACCACGAAGGCCGCTGGGAACAGGCCGTCGATCGGGCTGAGGCGAAGGGGGTGGTGGTCCACACGATCGCCCTTGGCGATGCGAAGGCCGGGGCCAGGCTCTCGTTCACCTACCGGGGGGAACCGGTCGTCTCGAAGCGGATTGACGAGACCCTGGCGGCGATCGCCGAGCGTTCCGGGGGGGCCTCGCTGAAGCTGGGGCTCTCGGCCGCCGACCTGGGCCTGCTCTACCGCGAGCGGATCGAGCCCGTGGCCGAGGCCCGCCGCCGCGCCGCGAGGGCCGCCGACCGCCCCGAGCGTTTCCCCCTGCTCCTGGCGGCCTCGCTGGGCGTGCTGGCCGCGGCGCTTCGTCCGGGCGTCGGCGCCAGGCGGCCGAGGCGAGCCCGGGCCGTCGCGAGGCTCGCCGTGCTGGCTCTGGCCGTGTCTCAGGTCGCCGCCGAGTCTCCCCCCGAAACCGCCCCTCAGGCCGTCGCCCGGGGCCAGTCGCTGTATGAGGCCGGCCGCTTCGAGGACGCCCTCCACGCGTTCCAGGACGCCGCCGCCAGGGCCCCCGGCCGACCGGTCCCGCTCTACAACCTCGGCGCGACGCTCTACCAGCTCGGCCGTTATCCCCAGGCCGTCCTGCGTTACCAGGAAGCCCGCCTCACCGCCGACCCCGCGCTGCGGACGAAGATCGACTACGCCCTGGGGAACGCGATCCTCAGCCTGGGGGACCTCGCCGCGGCGGTGCGGTGCTACGACGCTTGCCTGAGTTCGACGGCCTGGGCTCCAGGGCTGGACGTCATCCGCCGCGACGCCGCCGTCAACAGGGCCTTCGCCCTCCAACGGCTGCGCGAAGCCCTCGCCCAGCAGGACCAGCCGAACCCCGAGGACGGCAACCAGCCGACCCCCCCCGACGCGAATCGCGGCAGCGGCGACGCCAAGCAGGAGGAAGGCCCCGGCGACGGTCCCGACGGCCGGTCCGACGCCCCGCCCCCCGGCCCGGGCGAGACCCGCGAGACCGACTCCTCCAGCCCCCGCAAGCGCGGAGGCGCCGGCGGCGACGCCCCCAACCCGCCGGGCGCCAACCCCGACGACCGCCTCGACGCCGCCCTCGACCGGATCCGAGACGCCCGCCGCCGTCGCCTCCCCGACCAGCCCCCGCCCGACGAATCCCCCCGCGGCGACGGCAAGGACTGGTAA
- a CDS encoding BlaI/MecI/CopY family transcriptional regulator: MAEAQLGRLQFRIMQVLWERGRIGAREVTDALNERGEDVAHSTVQTLLRQLEAKGAVSHEADGRTFVFFAKLKEDRVKRSATRDLLDRVFGGDVGGLVAHLIRDEGLSRQELDELKRLIDAARKEGKGGAE; this comes from the coding sequence ATGGCGGAGGCGCAGCTCGGTCGGTTGCAGTTCCGGATCATGCAGGTGCTGTGGGAGCGGGGTCGGATCGGCGCTCGCGAGGTCACCGACGCGCTCAACGAGCGCGGCGAGGACGTGGCCCACAGCACGGTGCAGACGCTCTTGCGGCAGTTGGAGGCGAAGGGGGCGGTCAGTCATGAGGCCGACGGCCGCACGTTCGTCTTCTTCGCGAAGCTGAAGGAAGACCGGGTCAAGCGGTCGGCCACCCGAGACCTGCTGGACCGCGTCTTCGGCGGCGACGTCGGCGGGCTGGTCGCGCACCTGATCCGCGACGAGGGGCTTTCTCGCCAGGAGCTGGACGAACTCAAGCGGCTGATCGACGCGGCCCGCAAGGAAGGGAAGGGGGGTGCGGAATGA
- a CDS encoding M56 family metallopeptidase, which produces MLLCPLASTLLSVMGVEGLAIRLPQAKEETLKPSLAEFVDAESAGVFIPPAYNDVKWRVAIPAGPVPVSSESSSPVTPETSLPPATAAIDELPGYDLLTIAPTAGVALWVLGTLFLLARMLVQQARMSRVRAKAVAVEPGVQAACDAIAGRLGVPPPPARRSPFLSSPCLDGLIRPMILLPEEMDDDPRDALVHELAHLARRDGWWNLARRLATAALWFQPLSWVLSRRVETTAEEVCDDVAVDLGADRTRYAELLVTIAGRSLPPSSPAAVHMIGRRSPLRRRIARILDASRPLSTRAGRLAFLAVLTAGLASTALAGLLSIGNRPHPEPPARAEAPEAPDPEEPAPPKLDATHGRVVDAEGKPLAGATVIARGFQRNGSELLPVGHEVARMTTDAEGLFRVPDDVAGLGKEVTYVVKATGFRPAAPLSERLAEGVPVRMSTADPAPIEGRIVDHEGRPVAGARVRVSHAYLIDRSNLVGKMLPDLSLATRITGWAVQPEPATTDADGRFRIDGLSREDAAVLEVSAPGTVRKATTVFLRTMPRIAAAPGVGVAPAFDDGELQGTPCTITLEPSRLVEGTIRDMETNEPIPGAIVTARSISDARSLVAGHIWAQSDAQGRYRLDGLPKEGEKGHRLAVYPPLDRPYFLFLTRDGQTVPPSPGIAPTTFDIALRRGIWIEGRVVDAKSGKPVSALIDYYPMLSNPHAENRPEFPKAYTLPWQERYSTDAEGRFRVPGLPGDGVVAARCRPATDYRTGVGAEGIAHATTGNKNTLLTYGRITPQFYNTLKAVVVPDGAESFACELGVDHGRSILLRAVDEAGRPVPDVVVLGAEPNTTSNTLIVDARGETRIGGLAPGERRVVRIRQPTRKLGAIVLLDADAVPEGQPVVATLRPLGVVTGRLVDSGGKPTQGRVRLGHSATFKDGTSLGFGVGSENLDDQGRFRIEDVPPGDGYDVTASPPIQGGRPSFKSFPLGRDLKVDPGQTADLGTFNVDTGQRIEEPKTTQAQPPAAGPIQGRVTDEQNKPVADATVVAWRWRRGQGAGVGLREFLPDRRFDSRTTTTDAEGRYSMPDFDPAPEWDDQARLTLLRAAAPGHAVGASVWRSQFGPASMGRDIRLAKGDHPIVGRVLDVQGRPVAGARVRLRLMSLAQVANPVAAGRVPDASLNRPGEGAVGGPIQQALGLDGLATDADGRFRFPGLAHDAETIFEIDRPGMPPHVIRVFARPMTPVKSSFSTAEGDLEAIPDFITGDGVSRTTSGSTTSAERPEQLVYGSEFTTTLEPGRIFEGVIRDAETHRPISGVVVAASRRRTDGRDLPARITATTDAEGRYRLISPPAFDGGSPWISVHPQVDQPYFLPGAATKPPNASATYDFDLKRGRWIVGKLLDPDGRPVAGSIDYAPMAANPLATEYFGLPLRNMKFLYGYHGQRFRTAADGAYRVLGLTGPGVVLARADEPLYLVGTGAETVAREPQAPMVLATSFRTMPNDFHVMKSVDVPAGDAPFACDLAIDSGGSALLKFVDEKGEPVEATVSGRVPPTSFYGAPVRHARDVPATEVRILALARNEARPVWIRARNGGLLSAAFPVTAGSDRTVTLHWPVKVVGRLLLADGKPAKGDVQLDLAPNGRMGSTGQAHLVLELDEEGRFEHQVPVGGPYLLHAVNLTSSDPGGHSRSTSTKKVPGGLDAFYLTNALTIEPGKPINLGTFNAEAGRRIEDPEAAQQPPPAMIKGRVVDEQGKPIPGATVVAWRWRRSPVPAVSLQEYLPNRRFDSRSAKTDADGRYSMPDFEPAPEWDDQARYTRIYAAAPGYVAGATVWKSSSRGPSLSGDIQLSKKDQPILGRVVDPQGGPIAGARVKLRQAYLPQPGTPPADASLPIPGGRRRHDGGPIQEALGFGDLTTDADGRFRFSGLGYDSFAIFEILRPDLAPHLVRVVARPMQPHQRRDINLEAALHEMSDFLNKADEKPLRGSELWPELGSHQSETTLYGSDFTTTLEPSWIIEGSIRDAESREPIAGVVVAASRNQHDGRETPARITATTDAQGRYRLIAPSAYDGAGPWISTHPLVNQPYFASVPTKAKGPSGPTTWDFDLRRGRWIVGKLIDEDQGKPVAAVVDYAPAKDNPLAAAYFGQPSGMIYRNGLHRDRFQTAADGTFRVLGIPGAGFVLARTDDPSYLSSYGVKWAPALLRDPFPKPLPTAFQTDSTAYQAARPVDVPAGDAPFACDLSLSHGGSVLLKFVDEKGEPLKATVIGRVPPPPSWTGLHPTTNEPAAEVRVEKLAPGESRRVYVNSASDASAAIVKVQAGPDRVVTLHPRVLVTGKIVHGDGRPARGGVNMTVRDSEQHPATFSSYSTSDDIDETGAFHCWAVVGGPYVLYALNLTYERPNGSRGYSSEKAPGGFAGFLAAKDLTIEPGKPVDLGTFNADTGQPAEKKD; this is translated from the coding sequence GTGCTGCTCTGCCCGCTCGCATCGACATTGCTTTCGGTGATGGGGGTCGAGGGCCTCGCCATCCGGCTGCCCCAGGCCAAAGAAGAAACTCTGAAGCCGAGCCTGGCAGAGTTCGTCGATGCCGAATCCGCCGGGGTGTTCATCCCCCCAGCCTACAACGACGTGAAATGGCGGGTCGCGATCCCCGCCGGCCCGGTCCCCGTCAGCTCCGAGTCGTCGTCGCCTGTCACTCCGGAAACATCGCTGCCGCCGGCCACCGCTGCGATCGACGAACTCCCGGGGTACGATCTCCTAACGATCGCCCCGACGGCCGGCGTAGCGCTCTGGGTCCTCGGCACGCTCTTCCTGCTGGCCCGGATGCTCGTCCAGCAGGCGAGGATGTCTCGGGTCCGGGCGAAGGCCGTCGCCGTCGAGCCCGGCGTGCAGGCTGCGTGCGACGCGATCGCCGGACGGCTGGGCGTGCCGCCGCCGCCCGCTCGGCGAAGCCCGTTCCTGTCGAGCCCCTGCCTCGACGGCCTCATCCGGCCGATGATCCTGCTGCCCGAGGAGATGGACGACGACCCACGCGACGCGCTCGTCCACGAGCTGGCGCACCTGGCCCGCCGCGACGGCTGGTGGAACCTGGCCAGGCGGCTGGCGACGGCCGCGCTTTGGTTCCAGCCCCTCTCGTGGGTGCTCTCGCGACGCGTCGAGACGACGGCCGAGGAGGTCTGCGACGATGTGGCGGTGGACCTTGGCGCCGACCGGACGCGCTACGCCGAACTCCTCGTCACCATCGCCGGCCGCTCCCTGCCGCCTTCGTCGCCGGCCGCCGTCCACATGATCGGCCGACGCTCCCCGCTGAGGCGCCGGATCGCGCGGATCCTCGACGCCTCACGCCCCCTCTCCACTCGCGCCGGCCGGCTGGCGTTCCTCGCCGTGCTGACCGCCGGCCTGGCCTCGACGGCTCTCGCCGGACTGCTCAGCATCGGCAATCGTCCCCATCCCGAGCCTCCCGCCCGGGCCGAAGCGCCGGAGGCCCCCGATCCCGAGGAGCCGGCTCCGCCGAAGCTCGACGCCACCCACGGCCGCGTCGTCGACGCGGAGGGCAAGCCCCTCGCTGGGGCGACCGTGATCGCGCGCGGTTTCCAGCGGAACGGCTCGGAACTCCTCCCCGTCGGCCACGAGGTCGCCCGCATGACGACCGACGCCGAGGGCCTTTTCCGCGTGCCCGACGACGTCGCCGGTCTGGGCAAGGAAGTCACGTACGTCGTCAAGGCGACGGGATTCCGCCCCGCGGCCCCGTTGTCCGAACGGCTCGCCGAAGGCGTCCCGGTGAGGATGTCGACGGCCGATCCGGCGCCGATCGAGGGCCGGATCGTCGACCATGAGGGCCGCCCGGTCGCCGGGGCCCGCGTTCGGGTCAGCCACGCCTATCTGATCGACCGTTCCAACCTGGTCGGGAAGATGCTCCCGGACCTCTCCCTCGCCACGCGAATCACCGGCTGGGCGGTTCAGCCCGAGCCCGCGACGACCGACGCCGACGGCCGCTTCCGAATCGACGGCCTCTCTCGCGAAGACGCGGCCGTCCTGGAAGTCTCCGCGCCGGGGACGGTGCGGAAGGCCACGACCGTCTTCCTGAGGACGATGCCCAGGATCGCCGCGGCCCCGGGGGTCGGCGTCGCCCCCGCATTCGACGACGGCGAACTCCAGGGCACGCCCTGCACCATCACCCTCGAGCCCTCGCGGCTCGTCGAGGGGACCATCCGCGACATGGAGACGAACGAACCGATCCCCGGCGCGATCGTGACGGCTCGATCGATCTCCGACGCACGCTCCCTGGTGGCCGGCCACATCTGGGCGCAGTCCGACGCCCAGGGCCGATATCGGCTCGACGGGCTTCCCAAGGAGGGCGAGAAGGGACATCGGCTGGCCGTCTATCCGCCGCTCGACCGCCCCTACTTCTTGTTCTTGACGCGGGACGGTCAGACCGTCCCCCCATCGCCCGGCATCGCCCCGACGACGTTCGACATCGCCCTCCGACGCGGGATCTGGATCGAGGGCCGGGTCGTGGACGCGAAGAGCGGCAAGCCCGTCTCCGCGCTGATCGACTACTACCCGATGCTCTCGAACCCCCACGCCGAGAACCGGCCCGAATTCCCGAAAGCCTACACGCTCCCCTGGCAAGAACGATACTCGACCGACGCCGAGGGTCGCTTCCGCGTGCCCGGCCTCCCCGGCGACGGCGTGGTCGCGGCCCGGTGCAGGCCCGCAACCGACTACCGCACCGGCGTCGGCGCCGAGGGCATCGCCCACGCGACGACCGGCAACAAAAACACATTGCTGACTTACGGTCGCATCACGCCGCAATTTTACAACACCTTGAAGGCCGTCGTCGTCCCCGACGGGGCCGAGTCGTTCGCCTGCGAGTTGGGCGTCGACCACGGCCGGTCGATCCTCCTGCGGGCCGTCGACGAGGCCGGAAGGCCGGTCCCAGACGTGGTCGTCCTCGGCGCCGAGCCGAACACGACGTCCAATACCCTCATCGTCGACGCCCGGGGAGAGACGCGAATCGGGGGCCTCGCGCCGGGCGAACGCCGGGTGGTGCGGATCCGGCAACCGACGCGGAAGTTGGGGGCGATCGTGCTGCTCGACGCCGACGCCGTCCCCGAGGGTCAGCCCGTCGTCGCGACGTTGCGACCGCTGGGCGTCGTCACCGGCAGGCTCGTCGACTCCGGCGGCAAGCCCACGCAGGGCCGCGTCCGACTCGGCCACTCGGCCACCTTCAAGGACGGCACCTCGTTAGGGTTTGGGGTCGGTTCCGAGAATCTCGACGACCAGGGCCGCTTCCGGATCGAGGACGTGCCCCCCGGCGACGGCTACGACGTGACGGCGTCGCCCCCAATCCAAGGCGGCCGCCCGAGCTTCAAATCGTTCCCCCTGGGCCGCGACCTGAAAGTCGATCCCGGCCAGACGGCCGACCTGGGTACGTTCAACGTCGACACGGGCCAGCGGATCGAGGAGCCGAAGACCACCCAGGCGCAGCCCCCCGCGGCGGGTCCGATCCAAGGTCGAGTCACCGACGAGCAGAACAAGCCGGTCGCCGACGCCACCGTCGTCGCCTGGCGGTGGAGGCGAGGGCAGGGCGCGGGCGTCGGCCTGCGCGAGTTCCTGCCGGATCGTCGGTTCGATTCCAGAACCACGACGACCGACGCGGAGGGGCGGTACTCCATGCCGGATTTCGACCCGGCGCCGGAGTGGGACGACCAGGCCCGCTTGACGCTGCTCCGCGCGGCGGCGCCCGGTCATGCCGTCGGTGCGTCGGTTTGGAGGTCCCAGTTCGGCCCGGCCAGCATGGGGCGGGACATCCGTCTCGCAAAGGGAGACCACCCGATCGTCGGTCGGGTCCTCGACGTCCAGGGTCGGCCGGTGGCCGGTGCGCGCGTGCGGCTGAGGCTGATGAGCCTGGCGCAGGTCGCCAATCCCGTCGCAGCAGGTCGCGTCCCGGACGCCTCACTCAACCGTCCCGGAGAGGGTGCGGTCGGAGGACCGATCCAGCAGGCGCTGGGCCTCGACGGCCTGGCCACGGACGCCGACGGACGCTTTCGCTTCCCGGGGCTGGCTCACGACGCTGAGACGATCTTCGAGATCGACCGTCCCGGGATGCCGCCGCACGTCATCCGGGTCTTCGCCAGACCGATGACCCCCGTGAAGTCCTCCTTCTCAACGGCGGAGGGAGACCTGGAAGCCATCCCCGACTTCATCACTGGGGATGGGGTGTCGAGGACGACCAGTGGATCGACGACGTCGGCCGAACGGCCCGAGCAACTGGTCTACGGCTCCGAGTTCACGACGACGCTGGAACCCGGCCGGATCTTCGAGGGCGTCATCCGCGACGCCGAGACGCACCGACCGATCTCGGGGGTCGTGGTGGCGGCTTCGCGCCGTCGGACCGATGGCCGCGACCTCCCGGCGCGGATCACGGCGACGACCGACGCCGAGGGCCGATACCGACTCATCTCCCCGCCCGCGTTCGACGGCGGCTCGCCGTGGATCTCGGTCCACCCCCAGGTCGATCAGCCCTACTTCCTCCCCGGCGCCGCAACGAAGCCGCCGAACGCCTCGGCGACGTATGACTTCGACTTGAAGCGGGGCCGCTGGATTGTCGGCAAGCTCCTCGACCCGGACGGCCGCCCGGTCGCGGGCTCGATCGACTACGCCCCGATGGCGGCCAACCCGCTCGCCACCGAGTACTTTGGATTGCCGTTGAGGAACATGAAGTTCCTGTACGGATATCACGGTCAGCGCTTCCGGACCGCCGCGGACGGGGCCTACCGGGTCCTGGGTCTCACGGGACCTGGGGTCGTTCTGGCCCGCGCGGATGAACCGTTGTACCTGGTGGGAACTGGCGCAGAGACTGTCGCCCGCGAACCGCAGGCCCCGATGGTCCTGGCGACGTCGTTCCGGACCATGCCCAACGACTTTCACGTTATGAAGTCCGTGGACGTCCCGGCGGGCGACGCCCCCTTCGCATGCGACCTGGCCATCGATTCCGGCGGCTCAGCCCTCCTGAAGTTCGTCGACGAGAAGGGTGAACCCGTCGAGGCGACCGTCTCGGGCCGCGTCCCTCCCACCTCGTTTTACGGCGCCCCGGTCCGGCATGCTCGCGACGTCCCCGCTACCGAGGTGCGGATCCTGGCGCTCGCCAGGAACGAAGCCCGCCCGGTCTGGATCCGCGCCAGGAACGGCGGACTCCTGAGCGCAGCGTTCCCGGTGACCGCTGGCTCCGACCGCACCGTGACCCTCCACTGGCCGGTGAAAGTCGTCGGCCGGCTCCTCCTCGCCGACGGGAAACCCGCGAAGGGAGACGTGCAACTGGACCTCGCCCCGAACGGGCGGATGGGAAGTACGGGTCAAGCGCATCTTGTGCTCGAGCTTGACGAGGAGGGGCGGTTCGAACACCAGGTCCCCGTCGGCGGCCCCTATCTCCTGCACGCCGTCAACCTCACATCGAGCGATCCCGGCGGCCACTCCCGAAGCACCTCCACGAAGAAGGTTCCAGGCGGCCTCGACGCCTTTTACCTCACCAACGCGCTTACGATCGAGCCCGGCAAGCCGATCAACCTGGGAACCTTCAATGCTGAGGCCGGCCGGCGCATCGAGGATCCCGAAGCGGCCCAGCAGCCGCCGCCGGCCATGATCAAGGGACGGGTGGTCGACGAGCAGGGTAAGCCGATCCCCGGCGCGACGGTCGTCGCCTGGCGGTGGAGGCGAAGTCCTGTCCCGGCCGTCAGTCTCCAGGAATACCTGCCGAACCGCCGGTTCGACTCACGGTCCGCGAAGACCGACGCCGACGGCCGTTATTCGATGCCCGACTTCGAGCCGGCTCCAGAGTGGGACGACCAGGCCCGCTACACCCGGATCTACGCCGCCGCGCCGGGGTACGTCGCCGGTGCAACGGTCTGGAAAAGCTCCAGCCGCGGACCTTCGCTCAGCGGCGACATCCAACTCTCGAAGAAGGATCAGCCGATCCTCGGCCGCGTGGTCGACCCGCAAGGGGGGCCAATCGCCGGTGCCAGGGTCAAGCTGCGTCAGGCTTACTTGCCCCAGCCGGGAACTCCCCCCGCCGACGCCTCCCTCCCAATCCCGGGAGGACGGCGAAGGCATGACGGCGGACCAATCCAGGAGGCTCTTGGGTTCGGCGACCTGACCACCGACGCCGACGGCCGGTTCCGCTTCTCGGGCCTGGGTTATGACAGCTTCGCGATCTTCGAGATCCTTCGGCCCGACCTGGCCCCGCACCTCGTCCGCGTCGTCGCCAGACCGATGCAGCCGCACCAGCGGCGAGACATCAACCTGGAGGCGGCCCTGCACGAGATGTCGGACTTCCTCAACAAGGCGGACGAGAAACCCCTCCGCGGCTCCGAACTCTGGCCGGAACTCGGATCTCACCAGAGCGAGACGACCCTCTACGGCTCGGATTTCACCACCACGCTTGAGCCGTCGTGGATCATCGAGGGATCCATCCGCGACGCCGAATCCCGCGAGCCGATCGCCGGGGTCGTGGTGGCGGCCTCGCGAAACCAGCACGACGGCCGGGAGACGCCCGCGCGGATCACCGCGACGACCGACGCCCAGGGCCGTTATCGCCTCATCGCCCCCTCGGCGTACGACGGCGCCGGGCCCTGGATCTCAACCCATCCGCTCGTCAATCAGCCCTACTTCGCCTCCGTCCCGACCAAGGCGAAAGGTCCAAGCGGCCCGACGACCTGGGACTTCGACCTCAGGCGCGGCCGATGGATCGTCGGCAAGCTGATCGACGAGGACCAAGGCAAACCTGTCGCGGCCGTCGTCGACTACGCGCCGGCGAAAGACAATCCGCTGGCCGCCGCGTATTTCGGTCAACCGTCGGGCATGATCTATCGAAACGGGTTGCACCGAGACCGCTTCCAGACCGCCGCGGACGGGACGTTCCGCGTGCTGGGAATCCCCGGGGCCGGCTTCGTCCTGGCTCGGACGGACGATCCCTCCTACCTGTCGAGCTACGGCGTGAAGTGGGCCCCCGCGTTGCTGAGAGACCCGTTTCCGAAGCCCTTGCCGACGGCCTTTCAAACCGACTCCACCGCCTATCAGGCGGCCAGGCCCGTGGACGTCCCCGCCGGAGATGCGCCGTTCGCCTGCGACCTGTCCCTCAGCCACGGCGGCTCGGTCCTGTTGAAGTTCGTCGATGAGAAGGGCGAACCTCTCAAGGCGACCGTCATCGGCCGAGTGCCGCCGCCGCCGTCGTGGACGGGCCTTCATCCCACGACCAACGAGCCAGCGGCCGAGGTCCGCGTCGAGAAGCTGGCGCCCGGCGAGTCGCGACGGGTCTATGTCAATTCGGCCTCGGATGCGTCCGCAGCGATCGTCAAGGTCCAGGCCGGGCCCGACCGCGTCGTCACGCTTCATCCGCGAGTCCTCGTCACAGGAAAGATCGTCCACGGCGACGGCAGGCCGGCGCGGGGGGGAGTGAACATGACCGTCCGAGATTCCGAACAGCATCCCGCGACCTTCTCGTCCTACAGCACATCCGACGACATCGACGAAACCGGCGCCTTCCACTGCTGGGCCGTCGTCGGCGGTCCCTATGTCCTGTATGCCCTGAACCTGACGTACGAGCGCCCCAACGGATCGCGGGGATATAGTTCCGAGAAAGCCCCCGGCGGCTTCGCCGGCTTCCTCGCGGCAAAGGACCTCACGATCGAACCCGGCAAGCCCGTCGACCTGGGCACCTTCAACGCCGACACCGGGCAACCCGCCGAGAAGAAGGATTGA